From a single Okeanomitos corallinicola TIOX110 genomic region:
- a CDS encoding CHASE2 domain-containing serine/threonine-protein kinase, with translation MITGVLAKIRAVLIRDKSFRQTFSVHNLLSIMLISSLGVTAGIWGVSKFKWLQFGELSIYDQMLRSRPSEPVDHRILLVTITQEDLNRETWPLSDQTINKLLEKLQSYQPRVIGVNIYRHGQKNLAHNLSNKDHIIGTCLLSNIGRSEVHPPANFPMENIGFDDVVTDNAVDQVIRRGLLFSDLTNKDIKCKTPFSFAALLAINYLEQQGFKASFTQKKQFKIGETIFPRLDKNAGSYQNTDADGYQILLNYRHPNQLVKQVTLTEVLTNKVNPNWIRDHLVIIGTTAVNIHPGYYTPYSSLSDQPVRTPRVFIHAQIASQIISTVLDGRPLIYYWPDWAEWSLIWIFALIGAFLAWEWRHPLVLIVIETLILLSLLGIAAGLYLQGTWIPLFTPALALFVSSFSVIGYSNYQTQRQNKAVLDQVKKQEEAIAQLSVFLEEKTQMPSDFNEFDFSEISILENDNSLLAGRFKIYQSLGSGGFGCTYLATDIQKYGNPDCVVKQLMPARKDPKFLQVARRLFNTEAEILALLGKHPQIPELFAYFEENNEFYLVQEYIKGKNLSEELPPNTGIKNEADVIKILQEVLEILVFIHSHKVIHRDIKPSNIMRCAEDNCLVLIDFGAVKLIQPKIDEKTEVATVAIGTRGYSPPEQFAGHPRIASDIYALGMIAIQALTGVLPNELSADPETGNIVWRHLTNVSDELGAIIDKMTCYHFSDRYQSATSIIQDLQS, from the coding sequence GTGATTACTGGAGTTTTAGCAAAAATCCGTGCTGTACTGATTCGAGATAAAAGTTTCCGTCAAACTTTTAGCGTTCATAACTTGCTGTCAATAATGTTGATCAGTAGTTTAGGAGTGACAGCAGGAATATGGGGAGTAAGCAAATTTAAATGGTTGCAATTTGGCGAGTTAAGCATTTATGATCAAATGTTGCGATCGCGGCCTTCAGAACCAGTTGATCACAGAATTTTATTAGTCACAATTACTCAAGAGGATTTGAATAGGGAAACATGGCCTTTATCAGATCAAACTATTAATAAATTATTAGAAAAATTACAATCTTATCAACCCCGTGTTATCGGTGTAAACATTTATCGTCATGGACAAAAAAATTTAGCTCACAATTTATCAAATAAAGATCATATTATTGGTACTTGCTTATTAAGTAATATTGGTAGATCAGAAGTACATCCACCTGCTAATTTTCCCATGGAAAATATTGGTTTTGATGATGTGGTCACTGATAACGCTGTTGATCAAGTTATTCGACGTGGTTTATTATTTTCCGATTTAACAAACAAAGATATTAAATGTAAAACTCCATTTTCCTTTGCAGCTTTATTAGCAATTAATTATTTAGAACAACAAGGTTTTAAAGCTAGTTTTACTCAAAAAAAACAATTTAAAATAGGTGAAACAATATTTCCCAGGTTAGATAAAAATGCCGGAAGTTATCAAAATACAGATGCTGATGGCTATCAAATCCTGTTGAATTATCGTCATCCAAATCAATTAGTTAAACAAGTTACTCTCACAGAAGTTCTTACCAATAAAGTAAACCCTAATTGGATCCGCGATCACTTGGTAATTATCGGTACTACTGCGGTTAATATTCATCCTGGTTACTATACTCCCTATAGCAGTTTATCAGATCAACCTGTGAGAACGCCTCGCGTTTTTATTCATGCTCAAATAGCTAGTCAAATTATTAGTACAGTTCTTGATGGTAGACCCTTAATTTATTATTGGCCAGATTGGGCAGAATGGTCATTGATTTGGATTTTTGCCTTAATTGGTGCTTTTTTAGCATGGGAATGGCGGCATCCTCTAGTTTTAATTGTGATCGAAACTTTGATTTTATTGAGTCTGTTAGGAATTGCCGCAGGGTTATATTTACAAGGAACATGGATACCATTATTTACACCTGCTTTAGCTTTATTTGTTAGTAGCTTCTCTGTAATTGGTTATAGTAATTATCAAACTCAGAGACAGAATAAAGCTGTTCTTGATCAAGTTAAAAAACAAGAAGAAGCAATTGCTCAATTGAGCGTATTTTTAGAAGAAAAAACACAAATGCCTTCAGATTTTAATGAGTTTGATTTTTCGGAAATATCAATTTTAGAAAATGATAATTCTCTTTTAGCTGGACGGTTTAAAATTTATCAATCTCTTGGTTCTGGTGGTTTTGGTTGTACGTATTTAGCTACAGATATTCAAAAATATGGTAACCCTGATTGTGTTGTTAAACAATTAATGCCAGCCCGGAAAGATCCAAAATTTTTACAAGTTGCTCGCAGATTGTTTAATACTGAGGCGGAAATTTTAGCATTATTAGGTAAACATCCACAAATTCCTGAATTATTCGCCTATTTTGAAGAAAATAATGAATTTTATTTAGTGCAAGAATATATTAAAGGTAAAAATTTAAGTGAAGAATTGCCACCAAATACAGGTATTAAAAATGAAGCGGATGTTATAAAAATACTACAAGAAGTATTAGAAATCTTAGTATTTATCCACAGTCATAAAGTGATTCATCGGGATATTAAACCATCAAATATTATGAGATGTGCTGAAGATAATTGCCTAGTATTAATAGATTTTGGAGCAGTCAAATTAATTCAACCCAAAATAGATGAAAAAACGGAAGTAGCAACAGTAGCTATTGGAACAAGAGGTTATTCTCCACCAGAACAATTTGCAGGTCATCCCCGCATTGCCAGCGATATTTATGCTTTGGGGATGATAGCCATACAAGCTTTAACTGGTGTATTACCTAACGAGCTTTCAGCCGATCCAGAAACAGGTAATATTGTATGGCGACATCTCACTAATGTTAGCGATGAATTAGGAGCAATTATAGATAAAATGACCTGTTATCATTTTAGCGATCGCTATCAGTCCGCTACTTCTATTATTCAAGATTTACAATCATGA
- a CDS encoding SGNH/GDSL hydrolase family protein: MSTSAKQFPIWGFFLLVTNGILMLAIVLLVFRQQALTNELTANPSLQPVNFNSESKSLIPELGPRHKLNYKQWQDILKQEAKVAAEKSQENLTILAGDSLTLWFPPDLLPEDRNWLNQGISGETSQGLLKRLDFFDKTKPEIILVMIGINDLIRGTGDGEILDNQQQIISYLRRKHPNTKIFLQSILPHGAEEATWEGRDKLLVIPNNRIRKLNQELQKIADQQGIEYLNLYSLFSNKQGNLRREFSTDGLHLNPQGYTVWGTALQIYTKPKTVSNKQNPGHNRI, translated from the coding sequence GTGTCCACTTCTGCAAAACAATTTCCTATTTGGGGATTCTTCTTACTGGTGACAAACGGAATCTTGATGTTAGCCATCGTTTTGCTTGTCTTCCGGCAGCAAGCCCTCACGAATGAGTTAACAGCCAATCCTTCCCTACAACCAGTTAACTTCAACTCTGAAAGTAAATCCTTGATTCCAGAATTGGGACCTCGCCATAAACTGAATTATAAACAATGGCAAGATATCCTCAAACAAGAAGCTAAGGTAGCAGCCGAAAAATCACAAGAAAATTTAACTATACTAGCTGGAGATTCCCTGACTCTATGGTTTCCACCTGATTTACTACCAGAAGACAGAAACTGGCTAAATCAAGGAATATCTGGGGAAACAAGTCAAGGATTATTAAAAAGATTAGATTTTTTTGACAAAACTAAGCCAGAAATCATCCTAGTCATGATTGGTATCAATGATTTGATTCGTGGTACAGGAGATGGAGAAATTTTAGACAATCAACAACAAATAATTAGTTATTTACGCAGAAAACACCCAAACACCAAGATTTTTTTACAATCAATATTACCTCACGGCGCAGAAGAAGCCACTTGGGAAGGACGGGATAAACTTCTCGTTATTCCCAATAACCGCATCCGTAAGTTAAATCAAGAACTACAAAAAATAGCCGATCAACAAGGTATAGAATATCTCAACCTATACTCCTTGTTTAGCAATAAACAAGGTAATCTCCGGCGAGAATTTAGCACCGATGGTTTACACCTTAACCCCCAAGGTTACACCGTTTGGGGAACTGCCTTGCAAATTTATACCAAACCAAAAACAGTTAGTAACAAGCAAAATCCTGGACATAATAGAATCTAA
- a CDS encoding 4-hydroxy-3-methylbut-2-enyl diphosphate reductase — MDTKAFKRSLQHSENYNRKGFGHKAEVATQLQSEYQSNLIQQIRDRNYTFTQGNVTIRLAQAFGFCWGVERAVAMAYETRKHFPTERIWITNEIIHNPSVNQRMQEMDVKFVPVEANNKDFSVVDQGDVVILPAFGASVQEMQLLHDKGCKIVDTTCPWVSKVWNTVEKHKKGEYTSIIHGKYKHEETVATSSFAGKYLIVVNLQEAEYVTNYILNGGNREEFLTKFAKAFSAGFDPDKDLDKVGIANQTTMLKDDTEKIGKLFEKTMMQKYGPMELNQHFQSFNTICDATQERQDAMLELVEDQLDLMVVIGGFNSSNTTQLQQIAFDRNIPSYHIDSVERILSRNAIQHRQLNGELVISEEWLPLGEIVIGVTSGASTPDKVVEDIIEKIFALKSAS, encoded by the coding sequence ATGGATACCAAAGCTTTTAAACGTAGCCTACAACATTCAGAAAATTACAACCGGAAAGGATTTGGGCATAAAGCCGAGGTGGCCACACAGTTACAATCTGAGTATCAAAGTAACTTAATCCAACAAATCCGCGATCGCAACTACACCTTCACACAAGGCAATGTTACCATCCGACTAGCCCAAGCATTTGGATTTTGTTGGGGTGTAGAGCGTGCAGTCGCCATGGCCTACGAAACCCGTAAGCATTTCCCCACGGAACGCATTTGGATCACCAATGAAATTATTCACAACCCCTCTGTGAATCAAAGAATGCAGGAAATGGATGTAAAATTTGTACCTGTAGAAGCAAACAACAAAGACTTTTCCGTTGTTGATCAAGGTGATGTAGTTATCCTCCCTGCCTTTGGTGCGAGTGTTCAAGAAATGCAGCTTTTACATGATAAAGGTTGTAAAATAGTTGACACAACTTGTCCCTGGGTTTCCAAAGTTTGGAACACAGTAGAAAAACACAAAAAAGGTGAATACACTTCAATTATTCACGGTAAGTACAAACATGAAGAAACCGTTGCCACCAGTTCCTTTGCAGGTAAATATCTAATTGTTGTGAATTTACAAGAAGCCGAATATGTGACTAACTATATTCTCAATGGTGGCAACCGTGAGGAATTTTTGACCAAGTTTGCTAAAGCTTTTTCTGCTGGATTTGATCCTGACAAAGATTTAGATAAAGTTGGCATTGCTAACCAGACAACCATGCTTAAAGATGACACCGAAAAAATCGGGAAACTCTTTGAGAAAACCATGATGCAGAAATATGGACCGATGGAATTAAATCAGCATTTTCAAAGTTTTAACACCATCTGCGATGCTACCCAAGAACGCCAAGATGCTATGTTAGAACTAGTAGAAGATCAGCTAGATTTAATGGTAGTAATTGGTGGTTTTAATTCTTCAAATACTACTCAACTACAACAGATTGCTTTTGATAGAAATATCCCTTCCTATCATATTGATAGTGTAGAGCGAATTTTATCCCGTAACGCCATTCAACATCGGCAATTAAACGGAGAATTAGTCATCTCAGAGGAATGGTTGCCATTAGGAGAAATAGTTATAGGCGTAACCTCTGGTGCTTCTACACCTGATAAAGTAGTCGAAGATATCATTGAGAAAATTTTTGCTCTCAAATCAGCTTCGTAA
- the menH gene encoding 2-succinyl-6-hydroxy-2,4-cyclohexadiene-1-carboxylate synthase, with protein sequence MNLSTVDVSYQPYDFHYSFVNNPDKPVILFLHGFMGNIYEFDEPIKLLGNDFSFLTLDLPGHGKTQVLAGDECYKIENTAQGIINLLDQLEIQTCYLVGYSMGGRLGLYLTLHFPERFIKVILESASPGLQNNAERLARIKTDYQITRKLIRMIDPGEFQLFLDYWYNQAIFGNLKNHPGYQNMLANRLGNNPLLLGKSLQFLGTGYQSSLWDEFKENQVPLLLLVGEYDEKFIRINKVMSHINETAKIQIIHQAGHNVHLENTSVFVENLRKFFI encoded by the coding sequence ATGAACTTATCAACAGTAGACGTATCATATCAACCCTATGATTTTCACTATTCTTTTGTTAACAACCCAGATAAACCAGTAATTCTGTTTTTACATGGTTTCATGGGAAATATATATGAATTCGATGAACCCATCAAATTATTAGGTAATGATTTTTCATTTTTGACCCTAGACTTACCAGGACATGGTAAAACTCAAGTTTTAGCAGGTGATGAATGCTATAAAATTGAAAACACCGCCCAAGGTATCATTAACTTACTAGACCAATTAGAAATTCAAACGTGTTATTTAGTAGGTTATTCAATGGGAGGAAGACTAGGACTCTATCTCACCTTACATTTTCCGGAAAGATTTATTAAAGTTATCCTAGAATCTGCATCACCAGGATTACAAAATAATGCTGAAAGATTAGCTCGGATTAAAACAGATTACCAAATCACTCGCAAGTTAATCAGAATGATTGATCCAGGTGAGTTTCAATTATTTTTAGATTACTGGTACAATCAAGCAATTTTTGGTAATCTCAAAAATCATCCAGGTTATCAAAATATGTTAGCAAATAGATTAGGAAATAATCCGCTACTTCTGGGTAAATCACTACAATTTTTGGGTACTGGATATCAATCTTCCTTGTGGGATGAATTCAAAGAAAATCAAGTACCTTTGCTGTTATTAGTCGGTGAATATGATGAAAAATTCATCCGCATTAATAAAGTCATGTCTCATATAAATGAAACTGCTAAAATACAAATAATTCATCAAGCTGGTCATAATGTTCATTTAGAAAATACATCAGTATTTGTAGAAAATCTGAGAAAGTTTTTTATTTAG
- a CDS encoding aminopeptidase P family protein, which translates to MANLSVLSVILRQRRQKLAELIDFPAVLWSGGSNSRNFPANTFPFRANSHFLYFAGIPLQNAAIRLQGGNLQLFIDDPKPSSALWHGETPSREEIAAKIGADDARPMAELNDFIENVATVPVQDAATWTQQSQLLDRWILPKNQLEGIDLDLAKAIISLRIIHDEMALAELRKAAVVSVEAHQAGMAATRKAKLEAEVRAAMEAVIMGQNMTTAYTSIVTVHGEILHNGHYYHSLQPGDLLLADVGAETESGWAADITRTWPVSGKFSPTQRDIYDLVLAAHDACIENIFPGVEYGDIHLIAAMVIAEGLVDLGILRGKPEDLVKMDLHALFFPHGIGHLLGLDVHDMEDLGDLAGYEEGRKRSDRFGLSYLRLNRSLKPGMLVTIEPGFYQVPAILNNPKTRDQYQYLVNWERLEQFADVRGIRIENDVLVTESGSEVLTAALPTQAEEIENLV; encoded by the coding sequence ATGGCAAATTTGAGTGTTTTATCCGTAATTCTACGTCAACGTCGTCAAAAACTAGCAGAGTTAATTGATTTTCCTGCTGTTCTGTGGTCTGGAGGCAGTAATTCTCGGAACTTCCCCGCAAATACCTTTCCATTTCGTGCTAACAGTCATTTTCTCTATTTTGCGGGAATTCCCCTGCAAAACGCCGCCATTCGTCTGCAAGGGGGCAATCTGCAACTATTTATAGATGACCCTAAACCCAGTAGCGCCCTTTGGCATGGAGAAACCCCCAGTCGTGAAGAAATAGCGGCTAAAATCGGTGCGGATGATGCTAGACCCATGGCAGAATTAAATGATTTTATAGAAAATGTGGCCACTGTTCCGGTTCAAGATGCGGCTACTTGGACACAACAATCTCAATTATTAGATAGATGGATTTTACCGAAAAATCAACTTGAGGGGATTGATTTAGATTTAGCTAAGGCGATTATTTCTTTGCGTATAATCCACGATGAGATGGCATTGGCAGAATTACGTAAAGCTGCGGTAGTCAGTGTGGAAGCACATCAAGCGGGAATGGCTGCAACCAGGAAGGCAAAATTAGAAGCGGAAGTGCGTGCAGCCATGGAAGCAGTAATTATGGGTCAGAATATGACGACTGCTTATACCAGTATTGTGACTGTACACGGGGAAATTTTACATAATGGTCATTATTATCACTCTCTCCAACCAGGAGATTTATTATTAGCTGACGTGGGTGCGGAAACGGAGAGTGGTTGGGCGGCGGATATTACCCGGACTTGGCCTGTATCTGGGAAGTTTTCACCTACTCAGCGAGATATTTATGATCTTGTTTTAGCTGCCCATGATGCTTGTATTGAAAATATTTTCCCTGGTGTGGAATATGGGGATATTCATTTAATAGCAGCGATGGTAATTGCGGAAGGTTTAGTTGATTTGGGAATTTTGCGAGGAAAACCCGAAGACTTGGTAAAAATGGATCTTCATGCCTTATTTTTCCCCCACGGAATTGGCCATTTATTAGGTTTAGATGTCCATGATATGGAAGATTTAGGAGATTTGGCAGGATATGAGGAAGGTAGGAAAAGAAGCGATCGCTTTGGGTTAAGCTATTTACGGTTAAATCGTTCTTTAAAACCTGGAATGTTGGTGACAATTGAACCGGGATTTTATCAAGTTCCAGCAATTTTAAATAATCCTAAAACCCGTGATCAATATCAATATTTAGTTAACTGGGAACGTTTAGAACAGTTTGCAGATGTGCGGGGAATTAGAATTGAGAATGATGTGTTGGTGACAGAATCAGGGAGTGAGGTTTTAACTGCTGCTTTACCCACTCAAGCTGAGGAAATAGAAAATTTAGTTTAG